A region of Panicum virgatum strain AP13 chromosome 8N, P.virgatum_v5, whole genome shotgun sequence DNA encodes the following proteins:
- the LOC120684577 gene encoding UPF0481 protein At3g47200-like: MEGESAEASSRSWVVDMERFLEQTDPSTEMVRWTKASIYRVPERIKNLTNRDAYRPLLVSLGPFHHGDPALLPMEEHKRRALLHLVKRARRPLGEFVAAVEEVVDQLLDTYDNLDERWRGVDRHRFVEVMLTDGCFLLEMMRTREHVLKGEELDDYAPNDPVFSIHGFYFLRPEIQSDMILMENQLPLLVLQRISVVQRGISSPSANDINEMVLHFLDCLLLDEDNDELGLHPLDLFHKSFRDLQPVLSRLDKVAEVTVPSAVELSEAGVHFKKSSAKSVCDIEFENGVLRMPLIRVYDETEKIYLNIMAFERLYMYAGNDVTDYLIFMDNMINSERDVALLRSKGLIKSGLGSDNDVVQLFNSLSKGAVMSPFCKLLDVQKKMNDHCRKPFNKWQATFKHTYLSNPWVFISLVAAVVLLVATLMQTIYTVVPFYTKK, from the exons ATGGAGGGCGAGTCTGCGGAGGCTAGTTCCAGAAGCTGGGTGGTGGATATGGAGAGGTTTCTCGAGCAAACCGACCCGTCTACGGAGATGGTGCGGTGGACGAAGGCTTCCATCTACCGGGTGCCGGAGCGCATCAAGAACCTGACGAACCGCGACGCCTACCGGCCGCTGTTGGTGTCGCTGGGGCCCTTCCACCACGGCGACCCTGCACTGCTGCCCATGGAGGAGCACAAGCGCCGGGCGTTGCTGCACCTGGTGAAGCGGGCTAGGAGGCCACTGGGGGAGTtcgtcgccgccgtggaggaggtggtggatcAGCTGCTGGACACCTACGATAACCTGGACGAGCGGTGGCGCGGGGTGGACCGGCACCGTTTCGTGGAGGTGATGCTCACGGACGGATGCTTCTTGCTGGAGATGATGAGGACGCGCGAGCATGTGCTCAAGGGCGAAGAACTGGATGATTATGCGCCTAACGACCCCGTCTTCAGCATCCACGGCTTTTATTTTCTGCGTCCGGAGATCCAGTCCGACATGATCCTGATGGAAAACCAGCTTCCTCTGCTAGTTTTGCAGAGGATTTCAGTTGTCCAGCGCGGCATATCATCGCCG AGCGCTAACGACATCAACGAAATGGTACTCCATTTTCTGGATTGCCTGCTGCTCGACGAAGACAATGATGAACTCGGTCTCCACCCCTTGGACTTGTTTCACAAAAGCTTCCGTGACCTGCAACCAGTCCTTAGCAGATTGGACAAGGTTGCTGAGGTCACCGTGCCATCTGCTGTGGAGCTCAGTGAGGCAGGGGTCCATTTCAAGAAGAGTAGTGCTAAAAGCGTATGCGACATCGAATTCGAAAATGGTGTGCTAAGAATGCCATTGATCAGGGTCTATGATGAAACCGAGAAAATCTACCTCAACATCATGGCATTTGAGCGGCTATACATGTACGCCGGGAACGATGTGACCGACTATCTAATCTTCATGGACAACATGATCAACTCCGAAAGAGACGTGGCACTGCTAAGGTCCAAAGGGCTCATCAAAAGCGGGCTGGGCAGTGACAATGATGTGGTGCAGCTCTTCAACTCCCTATCCAAGGGAGCAGTGATGAGCCCGTTCTGCAAACTGCTCGATGTGCAAAAGAAGATGAATGACCACTGCAGGAAGCCATTCAACAAGTGGCAGGCGACCTTCAAACACACCTACCTAAGCAACCCTTGGGTGTTCATCTCACTTGTCGCCGCTGTTGTTCTGCTTGTCGCCACCCTGATGCAAACCATATATACTGTTGTACCGTTCTACACAAAGAAATAG